TGTTCCAGCAATCGGTGAAATTCGGACGCATTCTCGGCATTCCGGTGGGAGTGCACTATTCGTGGTTCATCGTCTTCGTTCTGGTCACCATGTCGCTGGTCGCCCAGTTCTCCGTCGCCCATCCCCACTGGAGTCCCGGAGAGCAATACGGTGTGGGACTGGCTACGAGCCTTCTCTTTTTCGTCTCGGTGATTCTCCATGAGCTGGGCCATAGCGTAGTCGCCCTGCGCAAGGGCATTCCCGTGCGTTCGATCACGCTCTTTGTCTTCGGAGGAGTGGCCCAGATCGAACGGGAGCCGAGCCGTCCCCGAGATGAATTTCACATCGCCGTGGCAGGTCCTGCGGTGAGTCTGCTCCTGGCGGGATTCTTCTATGGGCTCTCGCTGCAAGTGAGAGCGGCGAGCGAACCGCTGGGCGCGCTGACGGGATGGCTCGGGCAGATCAACTTCATTCTCGCCGCCTTCAATCTCATTCCGGGATTTCCGCTGGATGGCGGTCGTATCTTTCGCGCGGTGATGTGGAAATATACCGGCAGCTTTGATCGCGGGACGCGCATCGCTTCCACGACAGGTCAGGGGATCGCCTATCTCTTCATCCTCGGCGGCGTGTGGATGGCCTTCAGCGAAAACTTCGTGAGCGGCCTGTGGCTGGGATTCATCGGCTGGTTCCTGCTCAACGCGGCTCAAGCCACCGTGAGCCAGCTCGATCTCCGGCGGGTGCTGGCGGGCCTCCGCGCTGGCGATGTGATGACCCGCGACTGCCTGGTCATGCCCAGCGATGTCAGTGTCGCCGAGCTGGTCGAGGAGCAACTGCTGCGCACCGGACGACGGTGTGCTCTGGTGACCGAAGATGACCGCCTCGTGGGCCTGGTGACCGTCCATCAGATTCGTCAGGTTCCCCGCGACCGAT
The genomic region above belongs to Blastocatellia bacterium and contains:
- a CDS encoding site-2 protease family protein, with product MFQQSVKFGRILGIPVGVHYSWFIVFVLVTMSLVAQFSVAHPHWSPGEQYGVGLATSLLFFVSVILHELGHSVVALRKGIPVRSITLFVFGGVAQIEREPSRPRDEFHIAVAGPAVSLLLAGFFYGLSLQVRAASEPLGALTGWLGQINFILAAFNLIPGFPLDGGRIFRAVMWKYTGSFDRGTRIASTTGQGIAYLFILGGVWMAFSENFVSGLWLGFIGWFLLNAAQATVSQLDLRRVLAGLRAGDVMTRDCLVMPSDVSVAELVEEQLLRTGRRCALVTEDDRLVGLVTVHQIRQVPRDRWPHTQLRSIAIPAAELHAVPPEMELADVLALMDDYRINQVPVIINGRIIGLLSREEMMHILRTRLELGV